From the genome of Parasteatoda tepidariorum isolate YZ-2023 chromosome X1, CAS_Ptep_4.0, whole genome shotgun sequence, one region includes:
- the LOC107453214 gene encoding G-protein coupled receptor 83: protein MAHKGAAFKIIDHFFKNESSKNLKSRLYLSENCKLFPENAYLCSSNVSRMTKFTNWTEPHCSYIEGHEIRNVLVTFFVMLIVCISLFGNSILCKIVFFTKRRSATNIFIGNISISDILLTVINVPMQFISLVLLNWPLGLVMCKSMRFVQNLSVTTSSFTMACIALHRYYLIAHPLKAKPTLKTTIRELAFIWILAAMISLPYVFMAQIQITYSCQKLIRCNIFYPEPKHQNRKIFTLLSFFLSYIIPLALSAIAYIQICKIIMKRNIVGFVTRDQIIYHKAAKLKTIKLLVSVLITFALCWLPINIYHIYRDFSKPFIEKHNSSIYVICHMIAMSSVCFNPFIYFWMNKKFKKSMKTYLKNILNAGKIQNCRPFTLISKRLHSYQAVQNDTALQNEDCNNHFKATEMQRISEEMKSKRKQNCVPPKLVSRINPNFFSSLPNIHEICENRSSRKKHRNLFASITSTNICETSV from the coding sequence ATGGCTCACAAGGGagcagcttttaaaataattgatcatttttttaaaaatgaatcatcAAAAAACCTAAAGAGTAGATTATATCTTTCAGAAAACTGTAAACTGTTTCCagaaaatgcttatttatgCTCTTCCAATGTTTCACGTATGACTAAATTTACAAATTGGACTGAGCCGCATTGTTCATATATTGAAGGACATGAAATTCGAAATGTTTTAGTGACATTTTTTGTCATGTTAATTGTGTGCATATCTTTATTTGGTAATTCCATTTTAtgtaagattgttttttttacaaaacgcAGATCTGCAACGAATATATTTATAGGAAATATCTCTATCTCTGATATTTTATTGACTGTCATCAATGTACCAATGCAATTTATTAGCCTTGTATTACTTAACTGGCCTTTAGGTTTAGTCATGTGCAAAAGTATGAGGTTTGTCCAAAATTTATCAGTTACAACATCATCTTTCACAATGGCTTGCATTGCTTTACACAGATACTATTTGATAGCACACCCATTAAAAGCTAAGCCAACATTGAAAACAACAATCAGAGAACTAGCTTTTATTTGGATTTTAGCAGCAATGATATCACTTCCGTATGTTTTTATGGCCCAAATTCAGATAACATATTCATGTCAAAAGTTAATTCgctgcaatatattttatccCGAGCCTAAACatcaaaatcgaaaaatatttactttactaTCGTTTTTTCTGTCCTATATAATACCTCTTGCTTTAAGTGCTATTGCATATattcaaatttgcaaaattatcaTGAAAAGAAACATAGTTGGCTTTGTAACACGTGACCAAATAATCTATCATAAGGCAGCTAAACTGAAGACCATTAAGCTGTTGGTATCTGTTTTAATAACATTTGCATTATGTTGGCtaccaataaatatatatcatatcTACCGTGATTTCTCAAAACCATTTATTGAGAAACACAACTCAAGTATATATGTAATTTGTCACATGATTGCAATGAGTAGTGTATGTTTTAAcccatttatttacttttggatgaataagaagtttaaaaaaagtatgaaaacttatttgaaaaatatactcaatgctgggaaaattcaaaattgcagACCGTTTACCTTAATTTCTAAAAGACTACACAGTTATCAAGCTGTACAAAATGACACAGCACTCCAAAATGAAGAttgtaataatcattttaaagcaaCTGAAATGCAACGAATATCAGAGGAAATGAAGAGCAAAAGAAAGCAAAACTGTGTTCCTCCAAAACTTGTTTCAAgaataaatccaaattttttttcatctctgccaaatattcatgaaatatgCGAAAATCGAAGTTCTAGgaaaaaacatagaaatttatttgcatCAATAACTTCTACCAATATTTGTGAAACTTCAGTGTAA